The following nucleotide sequence is from Oceanibaculum indicum P24.
CAGCATCGCATCATGCACATCGCCGACGAAGGGGCCGTTCAGGGCGCCCTTGAACCAGTCCCTGGCGCTGACATTCACACCCACCAGCATATCGCCAGTCGATGCCCGGACCGTGCCATCGGGCTTCACGATGCCGATCCAGCTGTACAGCGGATAGGTCTTCTTCATCCGGTCGAGCAGGGCAGCAAGCTGCCGGTCCGATGCCTGCTCCAGATTCAGGATGAAATGCATGTTGGACAGGTTCACGACATCGCGGAAACGCTCGTACATGCCATTGTCGAGCGCCTTCTGCATGATCGTGGCGCGCACGGCGAGATCAGTGCCGATCCGGTCCTGCAGGCGACGCGTGGTATAGGAATCGATAGCGAGAGTGGACAAAAACACAAGTGCCGCCATCAGCAGCCCGATGGCGATACCAAGCTGCGTTGGCAGCGACAGACGGTCCAGGAAATGTGACGGGCGCATCGAGTCCTAACCGAGAGAGTACGCATTCTTTCTAACGCTTAGATATTAACAAATATATAAGCGCGTATTCACGTATTCTCTCGGTCGATCCCGGCCAGTCCTTGTTTTATATTTGAATTTCAAAAGATAGACGCCGAGCAGCCTAGCGCAGCTTGCCGAGTGCAGCCGTGAAGCCCTTCAGCGATACCGGCAGATCGACCGCCTTGCCGCCGCCGTCATTCACCGAGACTGTCAGTGTCGTGCCGGCACGCAGGGCGGCCAGATCGACCTCGGTCATCTGCCAGGGGGCGATGCAGCCCTGCGGCTCGCAATGCCGGTAGGGGATCGTCTTGGGCGCACCCTGATCGATCTTCAGCGAGATGCCGGCAGGCAGCAGCACGCCCAGCGGCAGCACGAGTACCGCCTGTGGCGCTTTCTCCCCGGTATAGCCGACAACCATCACCAGCACCTCGCGCTTGGTATTGCGGTCGGACAGAACCTGGACCATTTCGCAGCGCTTCGGCTGGCCGGCCTGCGGCTCCAGGCAGCGGACCACCCAGTCCTGCACCTGTTCGCGGGTCTGCTTCGGCGCCTGCTGCTGGCCGGGCGCCAGCCCGGGAGCCGTACCGGGCGCCGGCGCGGTCTGGGCAAAAGCCGGAACAGACAAGAACGCCGCAAATGCTGCCGACAGAACGGCGAGGCGGCGGACGAAAAGAGCGGAGGACAAGATCACTTCTCCATGGAAAAAACCGAACCCTCGCGCATGCCTATCACGCGAGGGTTCATCAACGCTATCGCGTCATTGTGGCGACCGCACGGCAGCCTGTTTATTGCTCGACGCCAGCCTATTGTTCGACGAAGGCCTTCTCGACGACATAGTGGCCCGGTTCCGACTGGCTGCCCTCGACGAAGCCCTTGCCTTCCAGGATCACGCGCAGATCGGCCAGCATGGCGGGGCTGCCGCACAGCATCACACGGTCATGCTCCTTATCCAGCGGTGGCAGGCCCAGATCGCTGAACAGCTTGCCGGTCTCGACCAAAGTGCTGATGCGTCCGGTGTTGCGGAACGCCTCGCGGGTGACGGTCGGGTAGTAAAGCAGCTTGCCCTGCACCATCTCGCCGAAGAACTCGTTGTTTGGCAGGTCGGCAATCACGTCCTTGTAGGCAAGCTCCGCCACTTCGCGGCAGCCATGGACCAGCACCACCTTCTCGAAGCGCTCATAGGCCTCCGGGTCCTTGATGATGCTCATGAACGGTGCCAGGCCGGTGCCGGTGCCCAGCAGATAGAGACGCTTGCCCGGCAGCAGATTGTCCTGCAGCAGCGTGCCGGTCGCCTTGCGGCCGACAAGCACCGTGTCGCCGGGCTGGATATCCTTCAGCCGCGAGGTAAGCGCGCCATCCGGCACCTTGATGCTGAGGAATTCCAGCTGCTCCTCGTAATTGGCGCTGACCATGCTGTAGGCGCGCAGCAGCGGCTTGCCGTTCAGCTCCAGCCCGATCATGGCGAACTGGCCATTCAGGAAGCGAAAGGACGGATCGCGCGTCGCGGTGAAGCTGAACAGCGTGTCGGTCCAGTGATGCACGCTGGTCACGGTCGCCTTCATCAGATTGCTCATCCGGTCCGTCCGCCTTCCTTGCTGATAATTGTACGTACACGAACAAATTGTTAAGACTTACTCTTAAATAAAGACACCCCTGTTTAGCAAGGGGTGTATGCCGCAATTTTTGAATAGGGTCCATGCGGCGCAATGGCATGGGGCCATGCGGGGATCAGTTGGGCTTGAAGCCCATGACGGCGATTATCGCCTCGACCCGCCCGTCCTCTCCGGCTAGCGGAAGCAGGAGGCGTTCATAGGGAATGAAGTCGCGGCCCGGAATTGGCATCTGAAGCTGGGCATAGGCCGGCTGGCAGTTCAGGGCGACCTCGGAGAAGGCGGCCATCATTCTGGGGAAGACAGTGCTGTCATAGACATCCTCGAAATATTTCCCGGTCGAATCGCGATTATACCGCTGGACGACGCCGGTGCCGACAAGCCGGAACTCGAAGCGCGGCCGTTCCGAACCCTGCTCGTCTGAAACCCAGTGAACATTGTAGAGAACCAGCCAGGGCAGGACAGCCGTCGGTATATCGAGCGGATCGATCGCGGACCGGGACGGTGGCAAGGTCCCTACGAATTTCCCGCGCCAGTAATCGAACATCTGGCGATGATGCGGATGGGTCAGCTTCCTGGAGAAGCTGGCGATGGAAGGATTCGACGTCGCGGTGTCACGATCCTTCGACGATCTGCCATCCTTCACCATCGCGCCTGTTCCTGTCCGGCATTATTCATGCTCACTTATATCAGATAATTTGCTTTTTAGACAAAAACAGAGGGGTCCAGGGGAAGATAGACCTCAATACAGGCATCATTCCCAGCCTGGTGCTGTCTGCTTGTGCCAGTCCGTGGCCGCCTGGAAGGCATGGCCGATGCGCAGCGCCAGCGCGTCGTCATGCGGCCGGCAGACGATCTGCAGCGAAACCGGCAGCCCTGCCGCATCCAGCCCCGCCGGCAGCGCCAGCGCACACCAGCCGAAATAGCTGACCATGCGGGTGAAGCGCCCGAGGATCAAGCTGCCCTCATCCACCGCCTCCACCGGAATGGCGCTGATCGGCAGGGTCGGGGTCAGCAGCGCATCCATCCCGTCGATACTGGCCTGCCAGCGCCGGGAGCTGTCGATACGGTCCTGCAACAGCGCGATATAGTCGGCGGCCAGCAGCGGCTTGCCGGTCAGGATGCGCTGCTTGGTGTGCTGGCCGATGGGCAGGCTCTCATCCTCCAGCAGGTGTCGCAAATTGCTGTACCCCTCCGACATGATGGTGAGGAAGCTGCGCGGCTGCACATCCTCGCAGCGCTCCGGCGGCGCGATCTCATGGATACTCGCCCCCTGCCCCTCCAGTGCCTTCAGCGCCGCGCGGTAGGCGGCCAGAACGCCGTCAGCCACGCCATCCAGATGCGCACCGGGCAGCACGCCGAAGCGCATGCCGGCAATGCCGAGGCCGATCCCGTCCAGCACATCGGCTGCCGGCGGCAGGTCCAGCGTCGCCGGGTCCAGCGGATCGGGGCCGGCAATCGCGGCGTGGATCAGGGCCGCATCCCGCGCGGTGCGGACCATCGGCCCCAGCGAATCCTGATTATGCGCCAGCGGCATGGTGTTGGCGTTGCTGACCCGGCCATGCGTCGGCTTCAGCCCGGTCAACCCGCACAAGGCGGCGGGAATACGGATCGAACCGCTGGTGTCGCTGCCGATGGCCGCTGGCGCCAGCGCCGCCGCCACAGTGACGCCGGAACCGCTGGAGGAACCGCCAGGCACGCGGTGCACCTCCCTGTCCCAGGGATTACGCGGCGTACCGAGATACTGGTTGGTGCCCCAGCCACCGCAGGCGAACTCCACCATATGCGCGCGGCCGATCAGCACCATGCCGGCGGCGCGCAGCCGCTTCACAACAGTTGCTGTCTCCTTTGGCCGCCGGTCCTTCAGCGCCAGCGATCCGCCCGTGCCCGGCTGGCCTGCGACATCGCACAGATCCTTCACCGCGATGGGGATGCCATGCAGCGGCCCGGCCACCGCACCGGCGCGGCGCAGCGCATCGGCGGCATCCGCCTCTGCCCGCGCCGCATCGGCATCGACATGGATCAGCGCGTTCAGCGCCGGGTTGTGACGCGCGATACGGTCGAGATACAGCTCCGTCAGCTCGCGTGCGCTGACAGCGCCATCGGACAGGGCGCGCGAGAGGGTGGAGAGGTCGGCATGCGCCAGATCGGCAGGCTGCGTCATCGGTCAGGCTTTCCGCGAATTATGGTTTCCTGCCGGAAGCCTAGCCTGCCGCGCCGGCTTTAGCGATACGCCGGTGAAACGGGCTGCCATGCGCGGGAAGCCTTTTCCGGCCGCGCCGGCAATGCTCTACTACCCACCTCGCCCGCAACGAAGAACGGACCCCGCCATGGCCGCAAATTCCGTCACTGCCACCCCGCGCATCGACCTGTACAGCGACACCGTCACCCGCCCGACGCCGGGCATGCGCAAGGCAATCGCCGAGGCCGAGGTCGGCAACGAGCAGGCGCGCGAAGACCCGACGGTGAACAGGCTGTGCGAGATGGTCGCCGAGTTGCTGGGCAAGGAGGCGGCGATCTTCCTGCCGTCCGGCACCATGTGCAACGAGATCGCCTACCGGGTCTGGGTCGATCATGGCGAGGAGATCGTGCTGGAGGAGAATTCCCACGCGCTGCATTACGAAACCGGCGGGCCGGCCGCGCTGTCCGGCGCCATGTGCCGTACAATTCGGGGCAAACGTGGCATGTTCACCGGCACCGAGCTGGAGGCGGTGATCCGCGTACCCCATGGCTGGCACGGCCAGCGCCAGCGGCTGGTCAGCATCGAGAACACAGCCAATCTGGGCGGCGGCGCGATCTGGCCACTGGAGCAGATCGAGGACGTGGCGGCGGTCGCGCGCAAGCACGGGCTGAAGCTGCATCTGGACGGCGCGCGGCTGCTGAACGCCGTGGTTGCCAGCGGCATTCCGGCGTCAGCCTATGCCGCATCCGCCGATTCCGCCTGGATCGACCTGTCCAAGGGGCTGGGCTGCCCGGTCGGCGGCGTGCTGGCGGGATCGAGGGACTTCATCGAGCAGGCCTGGCGCTTCAAGCACCAGTTCGGCGGCGCCATGCGGCAGGCCGGCATCATCGCCGCGGCAGGAGTCTATGCGCTGGAGAACCATGTCGAGCGCATGGCCGAGGATCACGCCAATGCCCGGCTGCTGGCCGAGGGGCTGGCCGGCATCAAGGGCATCGGCATCAACCCGAACGAGATCGACACCAACATGGTGTATTTCACGGTTGGCGGCACCGGCCTCACCGAACAA
It contains:
- a CDS encoding invasion associated locus B family protein, with translation MSSALFVRRLAVLSAAFAAFLSVPAFAQTAPAPGTAPGLAPGQQQAPKQTREQVQDWVVRCLEPQAGQPKRCEMVQVLSDRNTKREVLVMVVGYTGEKAPQAVLVLPLGVLLPAGISLKIDQGAPKTIPYRHCEPQGCIAPWQMTEVDLAALRAGTTLTVSVNDGGGKAVDLPVSLKGFTAALGKLR
- a CDS encoding ferredoxin--NADP reductase, giving the protein MSNLMKATVTSVHHWTDTLFSFTATRDPSFRFLNGQFAMIGLELNGKPLLRAYSMVSANYEEQLEFLSIKVPDGALTSRLKDIQPGDTVLVGRKATGTLLQDNLLPGKRLYLLGTGTGLAPFMSIIKDPEAYERFEKVVLVHGCREVAELAYKDVIADLPNNEFFGEMVQGKLLYYPTVTREAFRNTGRISTLVETGKLFSDLGLPPLDKEHDRVMLCGSPAMLADLRVILEGKGFVEGSQSEPGHYVVEKAFVEQ
- a CDS encoding PAS domain-containing protein, with the translated sequence MVKDGRSSKDRDTATSNPSIASFSRKLTHPHHRQMFDYWRGKFVGTLPPSRSAIDPLDIPTAVLPWLVLYNVHWVSDEQGSERPRFEFRLVGTGVVQRYNRDSTGKYFEDVYDSTVFPRMMAAFSEVALNCQPAYAQLQMPIPGRDFIPYERLLLPLAGEDGRVEAIIAVMGFKPN
- a CDS encoding amidase, with the protein product MTQPADLAHADLSTLSRALSDGAVSARELTELYLDRIARHNPALNALIHVDADAARAEADAADALRRAGAVAGPLHGIPIAVKDLCDVAGQPGTGGSLALKDRRPKETATVVKRLRAAGMVLIGRAHMVEFACGGWGTNQYLGTPRNPWDREVHRVPGGSSSGSGVTVAAALAPAAIGSDTSGSIRIPAALCGLTGLKPTHGRVSNANTMPLAHNQDSLGPMVRTARDAALIHAAIAGPDPLDPATLDLPPAADVLDGIGLGIAGMRFGVLPGAHLDGVADGVLAAYRAALKALEGQGASIHEIAPPERCEDVQPRSFLTIMSEGYSNLRHLLEDESLPIGQHTKQRILTGKPLLAADYIALLQDRIDSSRRWQASIDGMDALLTPTLPISAIPVEAVDEGSLILGRFTRMVSYFGWCALALPAGLDAAGLPVSLQIVCRPHDDALALRIGHAFQAATDWHKQTAPGWE
- a CDS encoding threonine aldolase family protein, translating into MAANSVTATPRIDLYSDTVTRPTPGMRKAIAEAEVGNEQAREDPTVNRLCEMVAELLGKEAAIFLPSGTMCNEIAYRVWVDHGEEIVLEENSHALHYETGGPAALSGAMCRTIRGKRGMFTGTELEAVIRVPHGWHGQRQRLVSIENTANLGGGAIWPLEQIEDVAAVARKHGLKLHLDGARLLNAVVASGIPASAYAASADSAWIDLSKGLGCPVGGVLAGSRDFIEQAWRFKHQFGGAMRQAGIIAAAGVYALENHVERMAEDHANARLLAEGLAGIKGIGINPNEIDTNMVYFTVGGTGLTEQEFARRLLADHGVRIGPQGKDLMRAVTHLDVSRADIEEAIRACAAVVKG